The Corvus moneduloides isolate bCorMon1 chromosome 28, bCorMon1.pri, whole genome shotgun sequence genome contains a region encoding:
- the LOC116435799 gene encoding scaffold attachment factor B1-like isoform X1, whose translation MAESHSVAGLGESASLGGPGVPGSESESRRRPLSELRVIDLRAELRHRNLDSGGNKSVLMERLRKAIEEEGGNPDEIPLISENMKKTPKRSSKGRRPDEEGVEDNGLEEDSGDGQDDIEASLDNLQDIDMMDISVLDEAEIDNGNAVDCGDDYSAHNILDSLSDSKENADAEVKELPDQPTEYAVGNLEASPQFSEIKEESREIPIVMVEFEDVGNSLDASSSDLTVIKELEELPLEPENEKILDILGETCKSELLNEEPPEAERPRAQEASNAGPGKRLAEEEDALAAAQLEEDALALDSKSAQALARKEAKRLVVAKGETSEQSPEEEAPDSEGVVVETLSDQSSKRSQGLEASSGETAEKGAGAEARDSKEDGKRTEDKANSEESSPATKESSASEGGDQKKSPVEDRDTKTIAKDEKGRVGSGSGRNLWVSGLSSSTRATDLKNLFSKYGKVVGAKVVTNARSPGARCYGFVTMSTSEEATKCINHLHRTELHGKMISVEKAKNEPAGKKPSDKKESETRKEKDRHHSAESKSEKSVGIKKEEKIDKKDDAKKSEKDEKEGKEKDEQKTGSSDRSRASKSVSRGTERTVVMDKSKGEPVISVKTSTSKERSTKSQDRKSESKEKQDILSFDKIKEQRERERQRQREREIRETERRRERERRDREQRLAAIHERDERQRLQRERERLEFQRHRLDRERLERERLERERMHIEQERRREQERIQREREELRRQQEQLRYEQERRSAMRRPYDPDSRRDDPYWPEAKRLALEDRYHSDFSRQDRFHDFDHRDRGRYQDHCLDRRDCTRGIPDRDGQHYPDERHGGPDRHSRDSWAGYGSDRRMSEGRGIPPQTRDGRDWGDHGRKLEGHQDRTWQGNVDGGVMGRDHERWQGGDRSMPGQSGPGHGMTRGGTSGRGGFTPAGSQSQMLQGSGIPDVFAGQERTNRLSEPRFSRRY comes from the exons ATGGCGGAGAGTCACTCAGTGGCCGGGCTGGGGGAGTCTGCGTCCCTGGGTGGGCCTGGGGTCCCCGGTTCGGAGTCTGAAAGCCGGCGGCGGCCGCTGAGCGAGCTGCGCGTGATAGACCTGCGGGCCGAGCTCAGGCACCGCAACTTGGACAGCGGCGGGAACAAGAGCGTCCTCATGGAGCGGCTGAGGAAG GCTattgaggaggaaggagggaatcCTGATGAaattccactgatttcagaaaatatgaagaaaactccaaaaagaagcagcaaag GACGTAGACCAGATGAAGAGGGAGTAGAAGACAATGGCCTGGAGGAGGATTCTGGAGATGGACAG gaCGATATTGAAGCAAGTTTGGATAACTTGCAGGATATTGACATGATGGATATTAGTGTGTTAGATGAAGCTGAAATAGATAATGGCAATGCAGTAGATTGTGGAGATGATTACAGTGCCCATAATATTCTTGACTCGCTGTCTGATAGTAAAGAAAATGCTGATGCAGAAGTGAAAGAACTTCCAGATCAGCCTACAGAGTATGCTGTAGGTAACTTGGAGGCATCCCcacaattttcagaaattaaagaagaatCAAGAGAAATACCAATAGTGATG GTAGAGTTTGAAGATGTTGGGAACAGTTTAGATGCTTCTTCATCAGATTTAACCGTAATAAAG GAACTTGAAGAGTTACCTTTGGAGCCAG aaaatgagaaaatactcGACATTTTGGGGGAAACTTGTAAATCTGAGCTACTTAACGAAGAACCTCCCGAAGCGGAGCGGCCGCGTGCGCAGGAAGCCAGTAACGCGGGGCCAGGCAAGAGGCTGGCTGAGGAAGAGGACGCTCTCGCTGCCGCTCAGTTGGAGGAAGATGCTTTAGCTTTGGACAGCAAATCGGCCCAAGCTTTGGCAAGGAAGGAAGCAAAGCGTTTAGTGGTAGCAAAAGGGGAGACAAGTGAACAGAGCCCCGAGGAAGAGGCCCCGGACTCTGAAGGTGTAGTGGTAGAGACCCTAAGCGATCAGAGTAGCAAACGCTCCCAAGGCCTGGAAGCCTCTAGTGGGGAGACAGCGGAGAAAGGCGCAGGTGCCGAAGCCAGAGATAGCAAAGAAGATGGCAAGAGAACAGAAGACAAAGCTAATTCAGAGGAATCTTCCCCTGCCACTAAAGAGTCCTCAGCCAGTGAGGGCGGTGATCAGAAaaagag CCCTGTTGAGGACAGAGATACAAAGACAATCGCAAAAGATGAGAAAG GCCGTGTGGGGAGTGGTTCTGGCAGAAATTTGTGGGTTAGTGGACTTTCCTCCTCTACTAGAGCTACAGATTTGAAGAATCTTTTCAGCAAGTATGGAAAG gtGGTTGGTGCAAAAGTGGTGACAAATGCTCGCAGTCCTGGTGCTCGCTGCTATGGCTTTGTGACAATGTCAACATCTGAGGAGGCCACCAAGTGTATTAATCACCTCCACAGAACAGAGCTGCATGGTAAAAtgatttctgtggaaaag GCAAAAAATgaaccagcaggaaaaaagccttcagacaaaaaggaaagtgaaacaaggaaggagaaagacaGGCACCATTCTGCAGAGTCCAAATCTGAGAA GTCTGTTGGTATtaagaaggaggagaagatcgACAAAAAAGATGATGCtaagaaatctgaaaaagatgaaaaagaaggaaaagaaaaggatgaacAGAAGACTGGGTCTTCTGATAGATCCAGGGCAAGCAAATCGG TGAGTCGAGGAACTGAAAGGACAGTGGTGATGGATAAATCTAAAGGAGAGCCAGTTATTAGTGTGAAAACCTCTACATCAAAAGAGAGG AGCACAAAAAGCCAGGACCGCAAGTCGGAgagcaaggaaaagcaggataTTTTGTCATTTGATAAAATCAAGGAGCAGCGAGAACGGGAACGacagaggcagagggagagagaaatcaGGGAGACGGAGAGGCGCCG agagagagagagacgagatCGGGAGCAGCGTCTTGCAGCCATTCACGAGCGGGATGAGAGACAGAGGCTCCAGAGGGAGCGGGAACGGCTGGAATTCCAAAGGCACCGCCTGGACAGAGAGCGCTTGGAGAGAGAGAGGTTGGAGAGGGAAAGGATGCACATAGAGCAGGAAAGGAGACGGGAACAGGAGCGAAtccagagagagagggaagagctgcgacgccagcaggagcagctgcgCTACGAACAGGAGCGGAGATCTGCCATGAGGAGGCCTTATGATCCTGACAGCAG GCGAGATGACCCGTACTGGCCCGAGGCGAAGCGGCTGGCGCTGGAGGACCGCTACCACTCGGACTTCAGCCGGCAGGATCGCTTCCACGACTTCGACCACAGGGACCGGGGCCGCTACCAGGACCACTGCTTGGACAG GAGAGACTGTACAAGGGGAATTCCAGATCGAGATGGGCAG CACTACCCAGATGAGCGGCATGGAGGGCCTGACCGTCACTCCCGGGACAGCTGGGCTGGCTACGGCTCTGACAGAAGGATGAGTGAGGGAAGAGGGATACCCCCACAAACCCG agatggACGTGACTGGGGAGATCATGGTCGAAAGTTAGAGGGGCATCAAGATCGTACATGGCAGGGAAATGTGGATGGAGGAGTGATGGGACGGGATCATGAGAGATGGCAAG GTGGTGATAGAAGCATGCCTGGTCAGTCAGGACCAGGCCATGGGATGACTCGAGGAGGGACATCAGG GCGCGGAGGCTTCACCCCAGCTGGGAGCCAGAGCCAGATGCTGCAGGGCAGTGGGATCCCAGATGTGTTTGCGGGCCAGGAGCGGACAAACAGACTGAGTGAGCCCCGTTTCAGCCGCCGCTACTGA
- the LOC116435799 gene encoding scaffold attachment factor B1-like isoform X2, protein MAESHSVAGLGESASLGGPGVPGSESESRRRPLSELRVIDLRAELRHRNLDSGGNKSVLMERLRKAIEEEGGNPDEIPLISENMKKTPKRSSKGRRPDEEGVEDNGLEEDSGDGQVEFEDVGNSLDASSSDLTVIKELEELPLEPENEKILDILGETCKSELLNEEPPEAERPRAQEASNAGPGKRLAEEEDALAAAQLEEDALALDSKSAQALARKEAKRLVVAKGETSEQSPEEEAPDSEGVVVETLSDQSSKRSQGLEASSGETAEKGAGAEARDSKEDGKRTEDKANSEESSPATKESSASEGGDQKKSPVEDRDTKTIAKDEKGRVGSGSGRNLWVSGLSSSTRATDLKNLFSKYGKVVGAKVVTNARSPGARCYGFVTMSTSEEATKCINHLHRTELHGKMISVEKAKNEPAGKKPSDKKESETRKEKDRHHSAESKSEKSVGIKKEEKIDKKDDAKKSEKDEKEGKEKDEQKTGSSDRSRASKSVSRGTERTVVMDKSKGEPVISVKTSTSKERSTKSQDRKSESKEKQDILSFDKIKEQRERERQRQREREIRETERRRERERRDREQRLAAIHERDERQRLQRERERLEFQRHRLDRERLERERLERERMHIEQERRREQERIQREREELRRQQEQLRYEQERRSAMRRPYDPDSRRDDPYWPEAKRLALEDRYHSDFSRQDRFHDFDHRDRGRYQDHCLDRRDCTRGIPDRDGQHYPDERHGGPDRHSRDSWAGYGSDRRMSEGRGIPPQTRDGRDWGDHGRKLEGHQDRTWQGNVDGGVMGRDHERWQGGDRSMPGQSGPGHGMTRGGTSGRGGFTPAGSQSQMLQGSGIPDVFAGQERTNRLSEPRFSRRY, encoded by the exons ATGGCGGAGAGTCACTCAGTGGCCGGGCTGGGGGAGTCTGCGTCCCTGGGTGGGCCTGGGGTCCCCGGTTCGGAGTCTGAAAGCCGGCGGCGGCCGCTGAGCGAGCTGCGCGTGATAGACCTGCGGGCCGAGCTCAGGCACCGCAACTTGGACAGCGGCGGGAACAAGAGCGTCCTCATGGAGCGGCTGAGGAAG GCTattgaggaggaaggagggaatcCTGATGAaattccactgatttcagaaaatatgaagaaaactccaaaaagaagcagcaaag GACGTAGACCAGATGAAGAGGGAGTAGAAGACAATGGCCTGGAGGAGGATTCTGGAGATGGACAG GTAGAGTTTGAAGATGTTGGGAACAGTTTAGATGCTTCTTCATCAGATTTAACCGTAATAAAG GAACTTGAAGAGTTACCTTTGGAGCCAG aaaatgagaaaatactcGACATTTTGGGGGAAACTTGTAAATCTGAGCTACTTAACGAAGAACCTCCCGAAGCGGAGCGGCCGCGTGCGCAGGAAGCCAGTAACGCGGGGCCAGGCAAGAGGCTGGCTGAGGAAGAGGACGCTCTCGCTGCCGCTCAGTTGGAGGAAGATGCTTTAGCTTTGGACAGCAAATCGGCCCAAGCTTTGGCAAGGAAGGAAGCAAAGCGTTTAGTGGTAGCAAAAGGGGAGACAAGTGAACAGAGCCCCGAGGAAGAGGCCCCGGACTCTGAAGGTGTAGTGGTAGAGACCCTAAGCGATCAGAGTAGCAAACGCTCCCAAGGCCTGGAAGCCTCTAGTGGGGAGACAGCGGAGAAAGGCGCAGGTGCCGAAGCCAGAGATAGCAAAGAAGATGGCAAGAGAACAGAAGACAAAGCTAATTCAGAGGAATCTTCCCCTGCCACTAAAGAGTCCTCAGCCAGTGAGGGCGGTGATCAGAAaaagag CCCTGTTGAGGACAGAGATACAAAGACAATCGCAAAAGATGAGAAAG GCCGTGTGGGGAGTGGTTCTGGCAGAAATTTGTGGGTTAGTGGACTTTCCTCCTCTACTAGAGCTACAGATTTGAAGAATCTTTTCAGCAAGTATGGAAAG gtGGTTGGTGCAAAAGTGGTGACAAATGCTCGCAGTCCTGGTGCTCGCTGCTATGGCTTTGTGACAATGTCAACATCTGAGGAGGCCACCAAGTGTATTAATCACCTCCACAGAACAGAGCTGCATGGTAAAAtgatttctgtggaaaag GCAAAAAATgaaccagcaggaaaaaagccttcagacaaaaaggaaagtgaaacaaggaaggagaaagacaGGCACCATTCTGCAGAGTCCAAATCTGAGAA GTCTGTTGGTATtaagaaggaggagaagatcgACAAAAAAGATGATGCtaagaaatctgaaaaagatgaaaaagaaggaaaagaaaaggatgaacAGAAGACTGGGTCTTCTGATAGATCCAGGGCAAGCAAATCGG TGAGTCGAGGAACTGAAAGGACAGTGGTGATGGATAAATCTAAAGGAGAGCCAGTTATTAGTGTGAAAACCTCTACATCAAAAGAGAGG AGCACAAAAAGCCAGGACCGCAAGTCGGAgagcaaggaaaagcaggataTTTTGTCATTTGATAAAATCAAGGAGCAGCGAGAACGGGAACGacagaggcagagggagagagaaatcaGGGAGACGGAGAGGCGCCG agagagagagagacgagatCGGGAGCAGCGTCTTGCAGCCATTCACGAGCGGGATGAGAGACAGAGGCTCCAGAGGGAGCGGGAACGGCTGGAATTCCAAAGGCACCGCCTGGACAGAGAGCGCTTGGAGAGAGAGAGGTTGGAGAGGGAAAGGATGCACATAGAGCAGGAAAGGAGACGGGAACAGGAGCGAAtccagagagagagggaagagctgcgacgccagcaggagcagctgcgCTACGAACAGGAGCGGAGATCTGCCATGAGGAGGCCTTATGATCCTGACAGCAG GCGAGATGACCCGTACTGGCCCGAGGCGAAGCGGCTGGCGCTGGAGGACCGCTACCACTCGGACTTCAGCCGGCAGGATCGCTTCCACGACTTCGACCACAGGGACCGGGGCCGCTACCAGGACCACTGCTTGGACAG GAGAGACTGTACAAGGGGAATTCCAGATCGAGATGGGCAG CACTACCCAGATGAGCGGCATGGAGGGCCTGACCGTCACTCCCGGGACAGCTGGGCTGGCTACGGCTCTGACAGAAGGATGAGTGAGGGAAGAGGGATACCCCCACAAACCCG agatggACGTGACTGGGGAGATCATGGTCGAAAGTTAGAGGGGCATCAAGATCGTACATGGCAGGGAAATGTGGATGGAGGAGTGATGGGACGGGATCATGAGAGATGGCAAG GTGGTGATAGAAGCATGCCTGGTCAGTCAGGACCAGGCCATGGGATGACTCGAGGAGGGACATCAGG GCGCGGAGGCTTCACCCCAGCTGGGAGCCAGAGCCAGATGCTGCAGGGCAGTGGGATCCCAGATGTGTTTGCGGGCCAGGAGCGGACAAACAGACTGAGTGAGCCCCGTTTCAGCCGCCGCTACTGA